In Phalacrocorax aristotelis chromosome 6, bGulAri2.1, whole genome shotgun sequence, one DNA window encodes the following:
- the RGS16 gene encoding regulator of G-protein signaling 16, which yields MTCWMPGCPALSMCRGLAALPITCLERAKDLKTRLGILLHKPELGHRIGTSSKLQLGSRRRDSSQEVLEWRESFDQLLKSKSGVTAFHTFLKTEFSEENLDFWLACEDFKKTRSKTKLASKANRIFEEFVQSEAPREVNIDHETREITRKNLSGATSACFNEAQAKTRTLMEKDSYPRFLKSASYQDMTKQATSRGISKRSHT from the exons ATGACTTGCTGGATGCCTGGGTGCCCAGCTCTCAGCATGTGCCGGGGGTTAGCTGCACTCCCCATCACTTGCCTGGAAAG aGCCAAGGATCTGAAGACCCGCTTAGGGATTCTGCTTCATAAACCAGAGCTGGGACACAGGATTGGGACCTCCAGCAAATTGCAGCTGGGCTCCAGGCGGAG aGACTCCTCACAAGAGGTACTTGAATGGAGGGAGTCCTTCGACCAGCTcctgaagagtaaaa gtgGGGTGACAGCCTTCCACACCTTCCTGAAGACAGAGTTCAGTGAGGAGAACCTTGACTTCTGGCTGGCTTGTGAGGACTTCAAAAAGACCCGGTCGAAAACTAAGCTGGCCTCCAAGGCCAACAGGATCTTTGAGGAGTTTGTCCAAAGTGAGGCCCCCAGGGAG GTGAATATTGACCACGAAACCAGGGAGATTACCCGGAAGAACCTTTCAGGTGCCACTTCTGCTTGCTTCAATGAAGCCCAGGCCAAGACCCGCACCTTGATGGAGAAGGACTCCTACCCCCGGTTCCTGAAGTCTGCCTCTTACCAGGACATGACCAAGCAGGCCACCAGCCGCGGCATCAGCAAGCGGTCGCATACCTGA